A genomic region of Runella rosea contains the following coding sequences:
- a CDS encoding sensor histidine kinase yields MYLLDTSKAITLEQVLQRSKEFKANKNSYVNFKTTEANCWLRFDIVSEALTPQNISLITSGLDSVFLYVIEKDSLVNTYLQGTHFSLANRASLAPLQTFHFTLEPHRRKSIFLKARMDNYPLSVYPLTLLSAHSAFAYLQKEELFRSVYIGGMIIIVLFAAYMALFFRGRLYLYYLLCAGCSLCMVLIYNDYHYLFFEESPAFIRNKNAYAFLVTLLPVFYLLFAKEFVSYGYVAPKRLLTTSYVTISISVVLLCFIINEEDNLLRLRPYFYMTVIANTSLMLFYVFKALKNGYRPAWLYVLATFPVLAIGTWEALSDFHQTPIQQMHDLYYSFTLYEMYILMLGLAGRFKVYQEGRKKLQQEMFEMQIQIEEKIRQRIGLDLHDKVGGLLAALKINLDFFQKKYEYAQFDSYRKIFEILDTAADETRRISHSMMSNQLQERGLLSMLKELYLDVEKPRFVIQTRGMEHRLSPSLEMTLYAIINECVTNALKHAQAQQIEIQLNRTKNDELTLIVEDDGEGFDSNKSSRMGKGLVSLTTRVREHLGGDLIIDSTPGKGTVVMVKIKIKK; encoded by the coding sequence ATGTATCTACTAGATACGTCCAAGGCAATTACATTAGAACAAGTACTTCAGAGAAGTAAAGAATTTAAAGCCAATAAAAACAGTTATGTCAACTTTAAAACGACAGAAGCTAACTGTTGGCTACGATTCGATATTGTCAGTGAAGCTCTTACCCCGCAAAATATTTCGCTTATTACCTCTGGTTTAGACAGTGTTTTTTTGTACGTAATTGAGAAGGATTCTTTGGTCAATACTTACCTACAAGGGACCCATTTTTCATTGGCCAATCGGGCTTCATTGGCCCCTTTACAAACCTTCCATTTCACCCTCGAACCTCATCGACGAAAATCCATCTTTCTGAAAGCGAGAATGGATAATTATCCTTTGAGCGTATATCCACTGACGCTTCTCTCTGCCCATAGTGCCTTTGCGTATCTCCAGAAAGAAGAACTATTTAGAAGCGTTTACATCGGAGGAATGATTATTATTGTGTTGTTTGCGGCCTATATGGCACTGTTCTTTCGAGGTCGCCTTTATTTGTATTATCTACTTTGTGCAGGCTGCTCTCTCTGTATGGTGTTGATTTACAATGATTATCACTACCTTTTTTTTGAAGAATCTCCGGCGTTTATTCGCAATAAAAACGCCTACGCTTTTCTGGTTACTTTACTCCCCGTATTTTATCTTTTATTTGCCAAAGAATTTGTGAGTTATGGTTACGTTGCTCCAAAGCGCTTGTTGACCACTAGCTATGTTACCATTAGTATCAGTGTCGTATTGTTGTGTTTTATCATCAACGAAGAAGATAATCTGCTCAGACTCCGTCCTTATTTTTACATGACGGTTATTGCCAATACCTCATTGATGCTTTTTTATGTTTTTAAGGCGCTTAAAAATGGTTATCGCCCAGCTTGGCTCTATGTTTTGGCTACTTTTCCGGTTCTTGCCATTGGTACTTGGGAGGCACTTTCTGACTTCCATCAAACGCCGATTCAGCAAATGCATGATTTATATTACAGTTTTACATTGTATGAGATGTATATTCTAATGTTGGGGTTGGCGGGTCGTTTTAAAGTATATCAAGAAGGGCGAAAAAAATTACAACAGGAAATGTTTGAGATGCAAATCCAGATTGAAGAAAAAATAAGGCAGCGGATTGGACTTGACCTGCACGACAAAGTAGGAGGACTGTTGGCTGCTTTGAAAATCAATTTAGATTTTTTTCAAAAAAAATACGAATACGCACAATTTGATTCTTACCGGAAAATTTTTGAAATCCTTGACACTGCTGCCGATGAAACACGTCGTATTTCGCACAGTATGATGTCCAATCAATTGCAAGAAAGAGGATTGTTATCTATGCTGAAAGAACTTTATCTGGATGTCGAAAAACCTCGGTTTGTGATTCAGACTCGTGGCATGGAGCATCGATTAAGCCCATCGTTGGAAATGACCCTGTACGCCATCATCAATGAATGTGTAACAAATGCCCTCAAGCATGCTCAGGCCCAACAAATTGAAATACAGTTGAATCGAACCAAAAATGATGAATTGACCCTGATTGTAGAAGATGATGGAGAAGGCTTTGATTCAAACAAATCAAGCCGGATGGGTAAAGGACTCGTAAGCCTAACAACCCGAGTAAGAGAGCATTTGGGAGGGGATTTGATTATAGATTCTACTCCTGGTAAAGGAACTGTAGTGATGGTTAAAATAAAAATAAAAAAATAG
- a CDS encoding caspase family protein, with product MGRYFFLLTFCLSLLFVFPVFGQQFSLGFLLELQKKPVADKDKVLKANDFLFQADTKNNCKRYSRTQADAFGEIYDETVTFCPDGSTTYSTYSPNHATDIAFQLTRKYQFKDKGASTTASGRITNVYQKDELKVESILARDASQVNFWVFHFSKSVEPTVTAALPPNAEIVRGTEIQTNDENSSILNSTNYALLIGVNDYEAPIDDLKFPIEDTQKLKKVLTSYYTFEEKNVISLANPTGDDIINALNELIGKLGENDNLLLFYAGHGKEVKAAEQGYWLPSDAKYNAIRSKTWLSNSDIKDQLKLLKCRHVLVISDACFSGGILEARSSPVSVAIQEIARKKSRKAITSAASTIVPDKSVFTKYLLQFLETNTSDYLTAANLFSMLQIPVTDNSPTRQSPQYGSIKEAGNEGGDFIFVKRPKK from the coding sequence ATGGGGCGATATTTTTTTTTATTGACATTTTGCCTATCCCTACTTTTTGTTTTTCCTGTTTTTGGTCAGCAGTTTAGTTTAGGTTTTTTGTTGGAATTGCAGAAAAAGCCCGTGGCCGATAAGGATAAAGTTCTTAAGGCCAATGATTTTTTATTTCAAGCTGATACCAAAAACAACTGCAAGCGCTACAGCCGTACCCAAGCCGATGCTTTTGGTGAAATCTACGACGAAACGGTTACCTTTTGTCCAGATGGTTCAACAACTTACAGCACTTACAGCCCCAATCATGCCACTGATATCGCTTTTCAGTTGACTCGTAAATACCAGTTCAAGGATAAAGGAGCTTCTACTACAGCCAGTGGGCGCATTACTAACGTGTATCAAAAAGATGAGCTTAAAGTGGAGAGTATTCTCGCCCGGGACGCAAGCCAAGTTAATTTTTGGGTATTTCATTTCTCAAAATCTGTGGAGCCTACGGTGACCGCAGCTTTGCCGCCCAATGCTGAAATAGTAAGGGGAACTGAAATTCAAACCAATGATGAAAATAGCTCAATCCTCAACAGTACCAATTATGCTTTATTGATTGGGGTAAATGACTACGAAGCGCCCATCGACGATTTAAAATTCCCGATTGAAGATACCCAAAAACTAAAAAAAGTACTTACTTCCTACTATACGTTTGAGGAAAAAAATGTGATTTCTCTGGCCAATCCTACGGGCGATGATATCATCAACGCGCTCAATGAATTAATTGGCAAATTGGGGGAAAATGATAATTTATTATTGTTTTATGCGGGCCACGGCAAGGAAGTCAAAGCAGCCGAACAAGGCTACTGGCTACCTTCTGATGCTAAATACAATGCCATTAGAAGTAAAACCTGGCTTAGCAACAGCGATATTAAAGACCAACTAAAACTCCTGAAATGCCGACATGTTTTGGTCATTTCAGATGCCTGTTTCAGCGGGGGGATTTTGGAGGCGCGTTCGAGTCCAGTATCAGTGGCCATTCAAGAAATAGCCCGTAAAAAAAGCCGAAAGGCCATCACCAGCGCTGCCAGTACTATTGTGCCCGATAAGAGTGTATTTACGAAGTATTTGTTGCAATTTTTAGAAACCAACACCAGCGATTATCTGACCGCCGCCAATCTTTTTTCGATGCTTCAAATACCAGTAACAGATAACAGTCCCACCCGGCAGTCGCCGCAGTATGGTTCAATCAAAGAGGCAGGGAATGAAGGGGGGGATTTTATATTTGTAAAAAGACCGAAAAAATAA
- a CDS encoding OmpA family protein produces MKNTTLALILMSCMLSTLYAQQTASKSSSDDLDAVISDLENNKPVKDRRVRLRNIQFLTGKAVFSPEDRAYLDTIAVFLVKAPTITMEIGGYTDNVGSDKVNNRLSQTRANAIRNYLVKEQNITAARLRAVGYGKRNPVATNETEEGRYANRRVELKVLGLTNDVYYIVTKDGKRIPANYVVTSKDSKSVSYRENENAPLVRVPAASVEYIEYPDGTRRLIGSTNVINEAGEKVNAPKPEEPTKELTHSGVDWLNANKRKPSILAQLNGMTTFILGDPLWKALPEGYAHTLGFGGTLFLEYKLNPTFFAGIEVGYLKWSTRIDLVESRKGPVIDQYFAEASQIPLLAHIRINLGQHFYIMPEGGLHLLKVKAGFGQPTDSFSGTQLAYGGALGYVHYLGEKKRVRLDIGAFYRQTTNSKTWDLQYGAAPMQYVGLRAGIGSLF; encoded by the coding sequence ATGAAAAACACCACGCTCGCTTTGATTTTAATGAGTTGTATGCTCAGCACCCTTTACGCCCAGCAAACCGCATCCAAGTCGTCTTCGGACGATTTGGATGCGGTTATCAGTGATTTGGAAAATAATAAGCCTGTGAAAGACCGCCGGGTAAGGCTGCGCAATATTCAATTTTTGACGGGTAAAGCTGTATTTAGCCCCGAAGATCGGGCCTATTTGGACACAATCGCCGTTTTCTTGGTCAAAGCCCCCACCATTACGATGGAAATCGGCGGCTATACCGATAATGTCGGTAGTGATAAGGTCAATAATCGACTCTCTCAAACCCGTGCTAATGCCATCAGAAATTACTTGGTGAAAGAACAGAACATCACCGCCGCTAGGTTGAGAGCCGTAGGTTATGGTAAACGCAATCCTGTTGCCACCAACGAGACCGAAGAAGGACGCTACGCCAACCGACGAGTAGAGCTCAAAGTACTGGGCTTGACCAACGATGTCTATTACATTGTAACGAAAGACGGGAAACGAATACCCGCCAATTACGTGGTAACCAGCAAGGACAGTAAGTCGGTGAGCTACCGTGAAAACGAAAATGCGCCGTTGGTGCGAGTACCCGCCGCCAGTGTAGAATACATTGAGTATCCCGATGGTACGCGCCGCCTGATAGGCTCAACGAACGTTATAAACGAAGCAGGTGAGAAGGTCAATGCACCTAAGCCAGAAGAACCAACCAAAGAACTCACCCACAGCGGAGTAGATTGGCTCAATGCAAACAAGAGAAAACCTTCTATTTTGGCCCAACTAAATGGAATGACCACCTTTATTTTGGGAGACCCCCTCTGGAAAGCCCTACCAGAAGGCTACGCGCACACGCTGGGTTTTGGGGGGACTTTGTTTTTGGAGTATAAACTTAACCCTACTTTCTTTGCGGGAATCGAAGTGGGGTACTTAAAATGGTCAACCCGCATTGATTTGGTAGAGTCAAGAAAAGGTCCCGTAATTGACCAATATTTTGCAGAGGCCTCCCAAATCCCCCTGCTCGCTCACATACGCATCAACCTTGGCCAGCACTTTTACATTATGCCCGAGGGGGGGCTTCATCTCTTGAAGGTAAAAGCGGGCTTTGGACAGCCCACCGATAGTTTTAGTGGCACGCAACTAGCTTATGGAGGTGCTTTGGGGTATGTACATTATCTGGGTGAGAAGAAGAGAGTTCGCTTAGATATTGGAGCCTTTTACCGACAGACCACTAATTCAAAAACTTGGGATTTGCAATATGGTGCTGCACCTATGCAGTATGTTGGCCTTCGGGCGGGCATCGGTTCATTGTTCTAA
- a CDS encoding LytR/AlgR family response regulator transcription factor, whose product MTTLHTPPTSLALPIWISDRREKIPFEQIVWLQSSRNYTVFLLLDGRKVMTAKTLGEYEKKLPEGFVRVHRSSIVNCEYIVQLNRVQRMCILKNGQSIRISGRRLSNVILSLMG is encoded by the coding sequence ATGACTACTCTCCATACCCCGCCTACATCTTTGGCATTGCCTATTTGGATAAGTGACCGCAGAGAAAAAATTCCTTTTGAGCAAATAGTTTGGCTCCAATCCAGCAGAAACTACACCGTTTTTTTGCTTTTGGACGGACGCAAAGTGATGACTGCCAAAACGTTGGGCGAGTATGAAAAAAAACTACCAGAGGGTTTTGTTAGAGTTCACCGTTCGTCGATTGTTAACTGTGAGTATATCGTGCAGTTGAACCGCGTACAGCGCATGTGTATTTTAAAAAATGGCCAAAGCATAAGAATTTCGGGGCGCCGCCTAAGTAATGTCATTTTATCCCTAATGGGATAA
- a CDS encoding response regulator, translating to MSPFVPPSIRILLVEDKYLIAEAFSRLLADFTDLEVIGISNNRDEAIHQLKIHKIDIVLLDLQIPLRNLGRPKIAGFEVLEYLQSIPKNTKTIILSNYNDFTFIKKAEQLGAKGYLLKNTTSKELYNAILTVYQGGSYFQSEVETQLKTKQEEEELEPINAFAKLTKREKEVSKLLSHGFTSKDIAKALSIRAGTVDEYRDNIMSKLDAKNTADMIRIIYENGLLEE from the coding sequence ATGTCACCATTTGTTCCGCCGTCTATTCGGATTTTGTTAGTAGAAGACAAATACCTGATTGCAGAAGCTTTTAGTAGATTACTCGCTGATTTTACCGACTTGGAGGTAATTGGTATCTCCAATAATCGTGATGAGGCCATACATCAATTAAAAATCCATAAAATTGACATTGTATTATTGGATTTACAAATTCCATTAAGAAACTTAGGCCGGCCCAAAATAGCAGGTTTTGAAGTGCTAGAGTACTTGCAGAGCATTCCAAAAAACACTAAAACCATTATTTTGTCCAATTACAATGATTTTACATTTATAAAAAAAGCAGAACAGCTGGGGGCAAAAGGCTATTTACTGAAAAATACTACCTCCAAAGAGCTATATAATGCTATTCTTACGGTTTATCAAGGGGGAAGTTATTTTCAAAGCGAAGTAGAGACTCAGTTAAAAACTAAGCAGGAAGAGGAAGAGCTAGAGCCAATTAATGCGTTTGCAAAACTTACCAAAAGAGAGAAGGAGGTCTCCAAGCTGCTTTCGCACGGTTTTACCAGCAAAGACATCGCAAAGGCATTGTCTATTCGAGCTGGAACGGTTGATGAGTATCGAGACAATATTATGAGTAAATTGGATGCTAAAAATACGGCCGATATGATTCGGATTATTTATGAAAATGGGCTATTGGAAGAGTAA
- a CDS encoding caspase family protein, producing the protein MWLGMGLSAVGWAAEKRALLIMIAQYPNASGWSKLNAQNDRMLLTQTLKNQGFKITVLSDQQATADNIRKACALLLHMTQPGDKVIVGYSGHGQQLFDLDGDETDQLDEALVPYDAPRRADMKMYKGQKHILDDDIGVFVQQMKLKLGGNGQLVLLLDCCHAGTGARADAQAYLRGGALPIIPSDFKESSALQQQEGSGFDDGNFSTRGQEATFVLFAGAAASQQNYEVKNESGVAYGALSYAFCEALYRLKKKETYRGLFGQISTILLQKAPFQTPTIEGNTDAEVLGGELIVAPTTVEALIEKSTQYCRKVRVGVGELAGVFKNAVFQFSPKTSARGDSTVVMVKGKVISADAFGAIVELERELPLAIIKELRATETEKAFGEVSKGVYIGRCSDTQFQNQLKIKIEGYPLLRLSSIGASAYSISQEGDNIKLIDCATQRVLDSLVKTEDADERCIERLLAFTRAEILRRMEILQDFCKVEVRLEQSNQVDTVMPSIKIKVPTTLIVTNKGTQPVYVSIADIQPDGFINVILPNASRNILPLRLAPSETRALPLAISPPLGFEMYKIFVTPSSLDLSVLINTRGETTLEHPLKQLFYKTYRGEAPVALDISALAVLSYSFKIVP; encoded by the coding sequence ATGTGGCTCGGGATGGGCCTGTCGGCAGTAGGATGGGCCGCCGAAAAACGGGCTTTATTGATTATGATTGCCCAGTATCCCAATGCAAGCGGCTGGTCAAAGCTGAACGCCCAAAATGACCGAATGTTATTGACCCAAACGCTCAAAAATCAAGGGTTTAAAATTACTGTTTTGTCTGACCAACAAGCAACTGCCGACAACATAAGGAAAGCCTGTGCTTTACTCCTACATATGACGCAACCTGGCGATAAAGTAATAGTGGGATATTCGGGGCATGGCCAGCAATTATTTGATTTGGATGGTGATGAAACTGATCAATTGGATGAGGCGCTCGTTCCCTACGATGCGCCCCGTAGGGCAGACATGAAAATGTACAAAGGCCAAAAACATATTCTCGACGACGATATTGGCGTTTTTGTGCAACAGATGAAATTAAAATTGGGAGGCAATGGCCAGCTGGTGTTGCTTTTGGATTGCTGCCATGCAGGTACGGGGGCCCGGGCAGATGCGCAAGCGTACCTACGTGGAGGGGCATTGCCGATTATTCCTTCCGATTTTAAAGAATCCAGTGCGTTGCAGCAGCAGGAGGGTTCAGGTTTTGACGATGGCAATTTTTCAACGCGGGGTCAAGAAGCTACGTTTGTCTTATTTGCGGGTGCGGCAGCGAGCCAACAAAATTATGAGGTTAAAAACGAGTCGGGGGTGGCCTACGGGGCACTTTCCTACGCGTTTTGTGAAGCCCTATATCGGTTAAAAAAAAAGGAAACCTATCGAGGACTATTTGGTCAAATAAGTACTATTCTTTTGCAAAAAGCCCCATTTCAAACCCCCACTATTGAGGGCAACACCGATGCAGAAGTATTGGGCGGGGAGCTCATCGTAGCCCCCACTACCGTGGAAGCATTGATTGAAAAATCAACGCAATACTGTCGAAAAGTTCGGGTAGGGGTTGGGGAGTTGGCGGGCGTATTTAAGAATGCGGTTTTTCAATTCTCGCCCAAAACTTCTGCGCGGGGTGACTCCACCGTTGTTATGGTAAAGGGGAAAGTAATTTCAGCCGATGCTTTTGGGGCAATCGTTGAATTGGAGAGAGAGCTTCCTCTGGCAATTATCAAAGAACTTCGAGCAACCGAAACAGAAAAAGCTTTTGGGGAAGTGTCCAAAGGCGTATATATCGGACGTTGTTCTGATACTCAGTTTCAAAATCAACTAAAAATAAAGATTGAAGGTTATCCATTGCTTCGGCTCAGTTCAATCGGTGCGTCGGCGTATAGTATTAGCCAAGAGGGAGATAATATAAAATTAATAGACTGTGCTACCCAACGGGTGTTAGATAGTTTGGTCAAAACAGAGGATGCCGACGAGCGGTGTATTGAGCGATTGCTGGCTTTTACGCGTGCTGAAATACTCCGAAGAATGGAGATTTTACAAGATTTTTGTAAAGTAGAAGTTCGGTTAGAGCAAAGTAATCAGGTCGACACCGTAATGCCTTCCATTAAAATAAAGGTTCCAACTACCTTGATTGTAACAAACAAAGGCACTCAACCCGTCTATGTGTCTATTGCTGATATTCAACCAGATGGCTTTATAAATGTTATTTTGCCAAATGCCAGTCGCAATATTCTGCCGCTGAGATTAGCTCCTAGCGAGACACGGGCCCTGCCCCTGGCTATATCGCCCCCTCTGGGTTTTGAGATGTATAAAATTTTTGTAACTCCCTCATCTCTAGACTTGTCTGTTCTTATTAATACCCGTGGAGAAACCACTTTGGAACATCCTTTGAAACAATTGTTTTATAAAACCTATCGTGGAGAAGCTCCCGTTGCCTTGGATATTTCTGCATTAGCAGTATTGTCGTATTCTTTCAAGATAGTTCCTTAA
- a CDS encoding methyltransferase family protein: protein MKASKIFTSIGLTALMFVLPLGGSFKLVFMPQIACFCIGSLWSLLTQPAIVWRGIKNSKEADHYTAAWIMLTITVCQMLSVLEWAHFHGRHTFHWNLSSIIGVMCIVMGGALRYWSIKILGRFFTASVMVSDSQKIITKGPYKILRHPSYTGGILTVVGTPLVLEDTYSVFLTSFLMILVYTFRIKAEEKAMIRAFGNSYRTYQQNTWKLIPTLW, encoded by the coding sequence ATGAAAGCTTCCAAAATATTCACCTCTATTGGGCTTACCGCTCTTATGTTTGTACTTCCTTTGGGAGGGTCGTTTAAGCTGGTTTTTATGCCCCAGATTGCCTGTTTTTGTATCGGAAGTCTATGGTCGTTACTTACTCAACCCGCAATTGTCTGGCGTGGAATAAAAAACAGTAAAGAGGCCGACCATTATACGGCCGCCTGGATTATGTTAACCATTACGGTATGCCAAATGCTATCCGTTTTAGAATGGGCACATTTTCATGGTCGGCATACATTTCACTGGAATCTTTCGAGCATCATTGGCGTAATGTGTATAGTTATGGGAGGTGCTTTGAGATACTGGTCAATTAAAATACTCGGTCGCTTTTTTACCGCCAGTGTGATGGTCTCAGATTCTCAAAAGATTATTACGAAGGGACCGTATAAAATTCTTCGTCACCCAAGTTACACGGGAGGAATTCTAACGGTGGTGGGTACACCATTGGTGTTAGAAGATACTTATTCGGTTTTTCTTACGTCCTTTTTGATGATTTTGGTTTATACTTTTAGAATTAAAGCGGAAGAAAAAGCAATGATTAGGGCTTTTGGGAACAGTTATCGTACTTATCAACAAAATACTTGGAAATTGATACCTACCTTGTGGTAA
- a CDS encoding RNA polymerase sigma factor — protein MSILPFWGRSQTRRDCSQYESIATIKTTFRNATYRDENSMYNCLYILYYAKVESYVLNHGGKKDDALDVFQDVVAVVLVAMRNTEKLLAIDTDDFAPYLMGIVKNTWRGRFRKKSSTERVTDFTTEVLNEDSEDLNEMLDILEDAQIVQEAIANLPIKQQDFVKLFYFEDKSYLEIAQELGQSADSLKANRYRIVQKLRDYLLRNQ, from the coding sequence ATGTCTATTCTACCTTTTTGGGGACGTTCCCAAACCCGCCGGGACTGTAGCCAATATGAATCCATTGCGACCATTAAAACCACTTTTCGGAATGCCACTTACCGCGACGAAAACAGCATGTACAATTGTCTTTATATATTGTATTATGCCAAAGTCGAAAGCTACGTACTCAATCATGGTGGCAAAAAAGATGATGCCCTCGATGTTTTTCAGGATGTGGTGGCGGTAGTCTTGGTAGCCATGCGAAATACCGAAAAACTCCTAGCTATTGATACAGATGATTTTGCCCCGTATCTGATGGGGATTGTGAAAAATACTTGGAGAGGCCGGTTTCGTAAAAAAAGTTCTACCGAACGGGTAACTGATTTTACAACCGAGGTCCTCAATGAAGATTCGGAAGACTTAAATGAAATGCTGGACATCTTAGAAGATGCCCAGATTGTACAGGAGGCCATTGCCAATCTCCCCATAAAACAACAAGATTTTGTGAAGTTGTTTTATTTTGAAGATAAATCCTACCTTGAAATTGCCCAAGAGCTGGGGCAAAGTGCCGATAGCTTGAAAGCAAATCGCTATCGAATTGTTCAGAAACTACGAGATTATTTATTACGTAATCAATAA
- a CDS encoding YfaP family protein: MKKIYKSTVSVMKLSFLVAILLLLSESCTIRREYVVPVAQTIDPTDVNGLTRILVYYQGGINTPPPTSVRRVVGTPPTPSPAGTGVPIISNLNGRLTSSNGSTAILTFNYRNATNGLAGVYVQVAGADSYADVPYVTNASSGSGNLQLNVSIPSNVGRGEFRVSLCVYDATGKISNVLSTTIEVLRLGTGALQISLSWGTATDQDLHVIDPFGEEIYFDDKTSSSGGFLDRDDTNGFGPENVYWENAPDGKYIVEVNDYENTSTPNPFVVTVTSPNRSKRYNGETRQGNRVRVVEIVKNGSSYTY; encoded by the coding sequence ATGAAAAAGATATATAAATCAACTGTAAGCGTAATGAAGCTCAGCTTTTTAGTGGCTATCTTATTATTGTTAAGTGAAAGTTGTACAATTCGTCGAGAGTACGTAGTGCCCGTGGCCCAAACCATAGACCCTACCGACGTAAATGGCCTCACCCGGATTTTGGTTTATTATCAGGGAGGGATTAATACACCTCCACCCACTTCCGTAAGGAGGGTAGTCGGGACTCCTCCTACCCCTAGTCCGGCTGGCACAGGCGTGCCTATTATCAGTAACTTGAACGGACGGCTCACTTCTTCCAACGGTAGCACGGCTATTTTGACATTCAACTATCGAAACGCGACCAATGGACTTGCGGGGGTGTATGTACAAGTGGCAGGGGCAGATAGTTACGCAGATGTGCCTTACGTTACTAATGCAAGTAGTGGTTCGGGTAACTTACAATTGAACGTGAGTATTCCATCCAATGTAGGTAGGGGAGAATTTCGAGTATCATTGTGCGTATATGATGCTACGGGCAAAATCAGTAATGTTCTTTCTACTACTATCGAAGTACTTCGCTTAGGAACTGGCGCCCTACAAATCAGTCTTTCTTGGGGTACTGCTACCGACCAAGATTTGCACGTAATAGACCCGTTTGGCGAGGAAATCTATTTTGATGATAAAACTTCGTCATCGGGAGGGTTTCTTGACCGTGATGATACAAACGGTTTTGGGCCCGAAAATGTGTATTGGGAGAATGCCCCCGATGGCAAATACATCGTGGAAGTGAATGATTATGAAAATACCTCCACGCCCAACCCTTTTGTCGTCACTGTTACTTCTCCCAATAGAAGCAAACGATACAATGGCGAAACCCGCCAAGGTAACCGAGTTAGGGTGGTGGAAATTGTGAAAAATGGCAGTAGCTACACTTATTAA
- the cmk gene encoding (d)CMP kinase yields MSKIIIAVDGYSSCGKSTTAKGVAAHLGYAYIDTGAMYRAVTLYFHTHHITLTNPKEISKALEGIKIDFRRNPETGRNETYLNGLNVEDEIRKLYIANWVSEVSAVSEVRRAMVAQQQRMGKAKGVVMDGRDIGTVVFPEAELKVFMTADPQIRAQRRQIELLEKGEMLDLEDILKNIHKRDLIDTTRADSPLRQAADATLVDTSFMTLDEQIELLTNLADEKISSSIRQSRTNP; encoded by the coding sequence ATGTCTAAAATTATTATTGCGGTAGATGGCTATTCAAGTTGCGGAAAAAGCACCACCGCCAAAGGTGTAGCAGCCCATTTGGGGTATGCATACATTGATACTGGTGCCATGTATCGGGCCGTTACGCTTTATTTCCATACGCATCATATCACACTCACCAACCCCAAAGAAATCTCAAAAGCACTCGAAGGGATTAAAATCGACTTTAGAAGAAATCCTGAGACAGGGCGCAACGAAACCTATCTCAACGGACTCAACGTAGAAGATGAAATTCGGAAACTATACATTGCAAATTGGGTCAGTGAAGTAAGTGCGGTGTCGGAAGTGCGGCGGGCGATGGTGGCCCAACAACAGAGAATGGGGAAAGCCAAAGGAGTGGTAATGGACGGACGCGACATCGGAACCGTGGTGTTTCCGGAGGCAGAGCTTAAAGTCTTTATGACTGCCGACCCGCAAATCAGGGCGCAACGCCGTCAAATAGAATTGTTGGAAAAAGGAGAAATGCTCGACTTGGAAGATATTCTGAAAAATATTCACAAACGAGACTTGATCGACACCACTAGAGCTGACAGCCCTCTGCGGCAAGCCGCTGATGCCACCTTGGTCGATACCTCTTTTATGACCTTGGATGAACAAATTGAACTGCTTACCAACTTGGCCGATGAAAAAATCAGCAGTTCGATAAGACAAAGTAGAACCAACCCATGA